AGACTTTAACGAAGCTGAGGTTCTCAAGGAATGGCTTCTAGAAAGATACTTTAAAAGTAAAACTATTTTGTAGAATCTGTTGAAAGGAGATGACTTTTATAGGATCAGAGTTCCTTCCAGTGTCATCAGCCCACCAGGGAAAGAGTTTTGTGGTTGCATCTGTCAGAGCTGTAAGTCTATCTCTACCTTTTTCGTATTTTGCTTTCTCAAAGTTACGTACCTTGTTTTAGCTTTGAACACTCATTGATTTTGTTTTCACTCATTCCACTCCTAAATAATTTTTCTAGTGCTAGTCTATTCTAGTTCTGGTTTTGAATGAAATGATTTGTGGCTCTCTCACTCTCATCCAAATCTCTTTTTCTTTTATTTATTGCTTTCCCGGATGTGTCTGGTTTTTTTTTTTGTAATATTATAAATTCTTGATTACAGAGATGTCTACCGCATTTTGTTATACGCATGGTAAAACGACGTTTCTGAGCTCAAGTAATTTTAGCTACTCTGTGATATATGACAGATAAATTTGGGACTATGTTCCTGTCCTGTTTTCGCTTGCAGGACGGTGCCAACATCTTGGCAGTAAGTTATGGTTCTCTTGTGGCGTGTCAATATCCTCGACAGTTCAAACTTGTACGTGAAGGGATCCTACCCCATCTTATCTTTTTATACTGATACAAATAAAACCATGGAGTTATCCACTCTTGCCTTTGGTCTAGATTCTGATGTGCAGATAAGTTATGAACGAACGCATCTATGTAACTTAGTAATGATTTTTCCGCGTACCATTCATATTGTGCCTACAGTATTGCACAAGTGGACTATCTGTAGGTCTAAATTCCTTTTTTTTTGTTTGTGACCTAAATAAGTCTGATTAATTGGCTGGATAGGATAATCTTTGGTTTTAGATTGATTAGAGTTTATAGTTTCCCCGAATAAAAAGAGTGGGATATTCGTGTCAAGTTATATTTCCGAGAATCCGAGTAGGATCCTTCCTCGGGTTCTATCACATTTCTTGTCCTAACTGAATTCTGAAACACTGGACTTTATGGAGAACGAAGGTCACATTATTGTGAGAGCTTATGTTTGTTTTTTTTTCGCTTACTGTAGCCAGCAAAATGGTCTTTCAACTCCCACACAATTCTGAAGAGCAGTGAGCAGGTACCAAGGTAGAAAACGTTATTTGTATTTTCTTGTATTTAGTATCACGAACCTGCACATCTATAGTTTTCATATGTTCTATACACCATAAAAAAAATATTATCAGTCCATCAAGTTATATGTATATAAACCTCTGCCTTGCTGTTCCACAGAACTCCAATATTCACTGAGGAGATTCTAGGCGGTGAGAATGCAGTGGGCGAGGTTGAACCACCACCAGAGAGATCATTTTGGGCGAAATATGTGGGTAATAAAATAAAAAGGAAAAAACTGTGATGATTCCTTGTATTTTAGGCCTTGATGTAAAATTTCTTATGACACTTCCAGTGGATGTACTTGATACCATTGGGACTCGTTGTGATGAACGCTGTGACACAAGCAACAAACATGGCTGAAGAACAAACAGGTGGTCAGGCAGGAGGCTCACAAGTGCAGCAATCAGCCAGGAGAAGATGATTTCGATTTTACTTCACACAAAGCAATCAAAGGTAGACCCCATCACACCTACGAACAAATTTCTTTTGTTTTACTGAGATGTCATTACATCATTTAATCCAATGTCAAATGTGTGTTTGAAGTGAGTTATAAAATTCGTATCTGATTGTTAGCTTTTGTTGTTGAAGCTGCATGCAACTGGTAAAAGATGAAGATTCAACGGATCTCATGTCTAGGCAGTTTCTTTATGGAAACCATCTTTTCAACAAGAAGAAAGCGATTTACACTATGGTTGGAAAAAAATCTAAAACCAATTTGATGAAACATCAACTTCTTTTTTACACAGCTTTCTTTCATTAAACTTTCATGATTACAAAGAGAAAAAAGGAATTTCACATCCTCTCTGATATGTCTACTGCTTCAACCACTCGTCGTTATGTTACATAAGATATTGTCACCCTTGTGAATGCACCAATACCGTGGAAAACAAAA
This genomic interval from Brassica oleracea var. oleracea cultivar TO1000 chromosome C2, BOL, whole genome shotgun sequence contains the following:
- the LOC106325331 gene encoding uncharacterized protein LOC106325331 isoform X1, which codes for MTFIGSEFLPVSSAHQGKSFVVASVRADGANILAVSYGSLVACQYPRQFKLPAKWSFNSHTILKSSEQVPRTPIFTEEILGGENAVGEVEPPPERSFWAKYWMYLIPLGLVVMNAVTQATNMAEEQTGGQAGGSQVQQSARRR
- the LOC106325331 gene encoding uncharacterized protein LOC106325331 isoform X2; translation: MTFIGSEFLPVSSAHQGKSFVVASVRADGANILAVSYGSLVACQYPRQFKLPAKWSFNSHTILKSSEQVPRTPIFTEEILGGENAVGEVEPPPERSFWAKYVVDVLDTIGTRCDERCDTSNKHG